GTAAGTGGAGCCTGCGCTTCGGACATCCTACATCCCACCCATGACGATAAAACCGTCATGGATGGGGCACCCGAAAAGTCTATTCCGATATAAATTGTCTCCACTGACCCGAGCAGTCTACTTTGAGACAAATTGTCTTTTCTGACCGAGCAGTCGACGGCGAGACAAGTTTTCTCTTCCTGGCCGAGGAAGCCTGGGTGCCCCATCCGTCGCGCCTCTGTTTCTCGCGACGGGTGGGAGGAACACAGCCCGACCGGAGAGCACTTCGCCCTAAACGGCTTCAACGTCATGGGTGGGACGACGCTCTCTCCCGGCGGTTCCATGTCCACTCCGACTCAATCTCGACTCTTCCAACGACTCCCGTCAAGTAGTGGCAGATGCTCGACCAATGCCAATCCTGCGGCTCCGCCACCAGACCGCGCTTCACCGGATTGCGGTGCATGTAGCGTAGCTTCTCGACCAGCTTGGCAGAGGTCACCACATTGAAGTCGTAGTACCGCGTCTGCCAGAACTGCTTCCGGTTGCCCTTCGCCTGCTTGGACACCTCGACCTTGAGCACATTGAGGGCCGCCGCGAGTTTGTATCGCTTCGGCTCCGAAACAAGCAGATGGACGTGCTCCGGCATCAGAACGTATCCAAAGACATAGAACTCATGCTTCTGTCTCAACCATTCCAGCCGGTCTAAGAACGTCATTCGGATCAGGTCATCGTCCAGATATGGCAGGCGGTGATAGCAACTGAAGGTGACGAAGTGATAGCTCCCACTCTCCTGATATCGCTTGAGGTTGTTGGGCATGTGCGAATCTCACTTCGGACATCCTACGTCCCACCCATGACGGTGAAACTGTCATGGATGGGGCACCCGATCAATCCAGGCCAAGATAGATTTTTCTTGCTGCCCCACAAAGTCCGGGTGCCCCATCCGTCGCGTCCTTGTCTCTCGCGACGGGTGGGAGGAACATTCGCTCCGGAAATCCTGTACCCCAGCCCCTACGCCAAGGACCGAAATCCTACCCCTTCATAAACCCCGTGAAGTCCGACCATTGCTCGACGCGGAACGCCCGGATGTCCCGAACCACCTTGGGGAACCACGGCAGGGCCTTCAGAGCATTCATCGCCAGCATCAGGTTCGCGAGGTCTTCACTCTCGCTCAGGAATACGCTGCCCTGCACCCTCTTGAACTCAAATTGCAAGAGGCTCTGCTCCACTTCGTCATAAGCTGCCCGAACACCTTTCGGGTGATGCTCCAAGGCATCGGCCACAACCAGATCGAACGCAATCGCAAACACTATACGGCCTCGGGGTCCTGAAGCATCTCTTCCACCGGATAGGCGGTAACTTCACCCGTACCAAAGACCCGGATAGTTACGGACTCCTTGCCTTGCACTGAACGCTCGGCTGGCCCGAGGACCTCGTACATCGGGCCTGAGGGGCCGAATGTCTTGAGTGTTCCCGTCAGGTCTTTTCTTGAGGGTGAAACTTCGGTCTGTGGTTGAGCGGCCATCACGAGCCTCCGTACCTGAATTATAGGACTCGTCCCGCCGCGCCGCGCTCTCTGTGCCCCATCCATCGCGCCTCTGCTCCTCGCGATGGGTGGACGTACGAGTTACCTCTGCTGGCTCGTCTTCCGCGCGCCCTCAAACTCATCCCCCGCCTTCCACTCCACCGTCTTCGGAGCGCTCAGCGCCTCCCACCCCAGCTCCATGCCAAACTTCGCCAGCTTCGCGTTGCTGGTGAAGTCCATGTCCGGCGTGTAGTTGTCGCTGAAGTTGTGGTAGCGGTGGGCCACGTAGTCGTCCTCCTTCGCAAGTCCCCACGCCGCATCGTGCCCGGCGAAGAGCGTCCCTTCGCCCACCGAGAACGACGGCACGCCGACGCGGGCGAAGCTGAAGTGGTCGCTGCGATAGTAGTGGCCGGCCTCGGGGTGCGCGTCCGGGACGATGGCCAGATGGAAGCGCTTGGCCGTCGCTTCGACCGTGGGGTAGAAGCTCGTCCTCTCTGAGCCGGCGACGTTCGTCTCCAAAGGATCGCCGAAGGGCTGGATGTCGTCGTAGTTCAGATCGAGCGCGATCTGACCGGCTGGGATCGGCGGATGCTGGCCGAGATACTCCGAGCCTAGCAGCCCCTGCTCCTCCGCAGTGACCGCCGCGAAGATGACTGAGTGCGGCGGCTTCAGCCCCGCCCATACTCTCGCCAGCTCGATCAGAATGCCGCAGCCGGTCGCGTTGTCCGCCGCGCCGTTGTAGATGTTGTCGCCCGCCATGCCAGGAACAAAACCCAGGTGATCGTAGTGCGCCGAGTACATCACGGCCTGATCTTTGCCCTTCATCTCGCCCGGCAGAATTCCTACAACGTTCGCCGACTCAAACGGCCGTACCGTGCTCTCGATATGCGCCTTCAAATGCACCGGCAGTTCGATCGCCTTGAAGCCCCGCCTGCCAGCTGCATCAATCTCAGCATCGGTCGCAGGCATAGCAGCGGCGGCGAAGAGCTTGTCTGCGACATCGTGATGAATCCACGCGGCGGCCTCGACCACCGGCTTGGCATCGTCCGCAAGGAAGGTCTTCTCTCCTGCACCCGAGTTCTGCACCACACTCCAACCATAGCTGGCAAGGTCAGTGCGATGAATGATCAGCGCGCCAATCGCGCCCTTCCGCGCCGCCTGCTCGTACTTGTAGGTCCAGCGTCCGTAGTAGGTCAGAGCCTTGCCGCCGAAGAACTTCGGATCATCAGACGGCGGATCGCCGACGATGATCAGCACCACCTTGCCCTTCACATCGACGCCCGCGTAGTCGTCCCAACCAAACTCCGGCGCGGTCACGCCGTAGCCAACGAAGACGATGGGAGCGTCGATGTTCGCAACAGTCTCATGTCGAGGATTGTTGACGACGTAGTCCGGCCCGAACTTCAGATCAATCGGCGAACCGCTCTTCGACACGAATGCCACTGACGACGCATCACGCTTTACGGTCATTCCAAAAAATCTGACCTGCTGGAAGTAGCTTCCGTTGTCGCCCGCAGGCTTCAGCCCGGAAAGCGCGAACTCCGTGGCAATATACTTCGCCGCAAGCTCACTGCCCCGAAGCCCGGGACCGCGGCCCTCCAGCAGGTCGTCGGCGAGGAAGCGCACATGCGCGCGGATCTTCTCGGCGTCAATGCTAGCTTCGGCCTTCGCGACCTCGGGCGGAACCTGCGCCCATGCGTATCCAGAGATTGATGTCGTCAGCGCAAGAAGAGTAGTTGCTGTGCGAAGGTTCATCGGCAATTCTCCTGAAAGTTCCATTCTGCCACCTCGCAGCCAAAGTAGAACGACCGAACTCTCGCTGCCTAAAACGAATCGTGGTCTTCGTCCTCGTCGACGACCGGCCTGGCTCTGCTCGACTGCGCATGGAACTCCGCAGTCGTCTTCTCAGTAACGACCGGGGCACGCAACGGCCTGACCGGCATCACGTCCAGCCGCTGCAGGACCTTGCGGCAGAGTCCGGTTAGCGGCAACTCCAGAAGCGTTGCCGTTCGAACCCAGTGAAGGTCTGCCTTCGCTATGGGCACGGCACGGCGTAGCGCCTTGTCCGAAGGCCCCATCGGCGCATAGACGCGGGCATAGTAGTTCGTGTTTGTGATCGCATGCCGAATCCGCAGCAGCGGCTCGCGGCTCGCCATCTCGTCTGCCTCCGCGTCCAGAGGAAGCGGCGGCAGCTCGTACATTCCCGCCATCAGGCTTGCCTCCGCCGGTCGCTGGGCAAGTAGAACCTCGGTCGCGACTCCGCGCTTTCGAACCGAGAGCAGGAAGGCGACCTCGCGGCTCCTCAGCTTCGCTCGCGGAGACGTGCTGTGCTCTCCTTTCGTGATGCAAAGCGAGCGCACCGGACAGTGGAGACAGAGCGGCGCTCGCGGAAGGCAGATCGTCGCGCCAAGCTCCATCATCGCCTGGTTGTGATCGCCCGGAGGGTTGCGCCTTGGCCGGGCTGCCGCAATTTGCTTGCCCTTGCCTGCCACTCCCGGATTGATCGCGGAACCAGCGTCGATCGACGCCGGAATGAGCTGTTGCGCGGTCGTTCGCAGGAACGCTCGCCCTGCGGCGGTTCGGTCCTCGGCTCGCCCGGTCAAGCGAAGCAGCACACGCTCCACGTTCCCATCGACGACAGCAACACTCTCACCAAAGGCAATGCTGGCGATAGCCGCCGAGGTATATTCTCCAACGCCGGGAAGGGTACGGAGCGCCACCGAATTTGTTGGCAGAACGCCGCCAAGCTCCTCCGTAATAAACTGTGCCGCCTTGTGCAACATGCGAGCGCGACGGTAGTAGCCAAGGCCACTCCAGGCTGCGAGCACCTCATGTTCCGGAGCAAGAGCAAGCGCCAATAAAGTAGGGAATTTGAGCAGAAACTCGTGATAGTGCTCAATCACAGAGGCGACGCGCGTCTGTTGTAGCATGATCTCCGAGAGCCATATGCAATAGGGGTCGACCGCACCGCGCCACGGAAGTTTACGCGCATGCACCCTGTACCACTCCATCAGGTTGCGTTGAAACAAGGCTGGATCTACTTCTGGCCCCACTTCCGTACGTCGTCCCATTGACCTACAGTCTCATGCCCTCGGGCAGGTTGCCAAACTTCATGCGATGAATCGTTGAACCGACGCCAACCTATGAGGTAAAAGGCGCTGCGTCAGCAGTTTTCATACTTCCAATTCAGCGATTTGCCTTCAGTAATCCATTGCACCGCGGTCTGAATCCGGCGCTCCTTCGTCTCGGCGCGCTTCGCTTCGAGTATCCAGTTTACGTACTCACGGCGGCAGCTTGGCGACAGCGTGGCAAAGGCTTCGGCGGCGCCCGGCTTCTCTTCAATTGCAACAAGGAGCTCAGGCGGCGGCTCTACTTCGGGCTTTGGCTTGCGCACCTTGGCCGGCTTCGGGTCAGTCGATTCGCTGAGGGCGATCGCCTGCCGCACGTACCCGAGCATCACCTTATCGGAAGGAAGATCGGCTATCGACGCAATCCTGCCGAACGCGCCTCGGGATCCCTTGGCGCCATCTTCCCCTGCGCGGCCATCCTGCTTCATCACCGCGGCCATCTCAGAGCTCCAAAAGCCGAAGCTGCAGTGCTGCTTGAACGCGGCCATGAAGCATAGCAGCGATCCGCGATAGAGAAAGAACGGTTGACTCCACTTGATCTCCTCGGAGATCTCCGGCGATGCTCGATGCACCAGTGCCCGCACGTGCGCGAGGATGGGCTGGGCAAAGACAGGCGCATCGGCGATGTACTCGTCGATACGCGCGGACTCACCACGAGATTCGGAAGCTCCACGGGTGGCCAGCTTTTTCATCGCCACAGTCTACCGAAGTGGCGGGAATTCTTACAGCGTGTCGCCGGGAGCCGTCTTCGCCACGATCGGCTCTCGCTTCACCGGGTAAGGCATTCCCTTCGCGAGTACAGCCTGTAGCTGCGCATCGTAGCCGTAGATGTCGTCGAAGAAATGGGTGTCGCCATCGTCCTCGACGAAGCCGGTGACGTAGAAGATGACGATCGGAATCGGCGTCTTCAGATTGACCTGGTGGTTATCGGGGCCTTTGTTCATCGCCTCGGTTACTTTATCGAGGTCCCAATCCTCGTTGTCCCTATCCTTCTGCCCATCGAGCACCCATGCCGCCAGCTTCGCCGGCTCCTGCACGCGGACGCAGCCATGGCTGAAGTCGCGCCGGGTGCGGTTGAAGAGTTCGGTTGCGGGCGTCGAATGCAGATAAACATCGTACTGATTGGGGAACATGAACTTCACCAGCCCCAGCGAGTTCTTAGGCCCAGGCTTCTCCCGCACCATCACCGCACCCTGCGCGACCTGGTGAGCCGTGTAGTCAGTAAGCACATCGCCCTTCGTGTTCGTCACCTCGAAGTTCTTGGTCGCGAGATAGCCCTTATTTGTAACGATATGAGGAACAAGTTCCTTGCGCGCGATATCGACCGGAACGCTCCAGTAAGGCCGGAACACGAGATACTTCATCATGTGCGCGAAGACCGGTGTCTCGTGCTCTCCTATCACCTTGCCCACAACGACCTTCATGGTGAACTCGGGCTGATGCTGCGCGTCGTAAGCGTGCAGTACAAACTCCGGCAGGTTCACGATGATTCGCGCATTCAGATACTGATCCGGTAGCCAGCGCCAGCGTTCCAGCGAGTCCTGCAACTGCGTTACGCGCGCCGATAACGGCACGTTCAGTGACTTAACCGTCTGCGGAGTCAGCTTGCCATCTTCGGTGATGCCGTGGCGATGCTGATACCGCTTCACTGATTCAGATAGAGCCTTGTCATAAACGGTTGTTGCTGTCTCGTCTGTGGGCGCATCCCCCTCCAGTTTTAGGCGATCCAGCAACGCCGGAGCCTCCGCAAGCGATTCGCCCACGCTCACGGGCTTCGCGACAACGGTCAGCGGCGCGGCGTTCGATTGGGTCTGCTGCTTCGCCAGATCGAGATAATGCGCGAGTGCCGCCTCCGTCTTGCGGTACTGCTCCGAGTTCGGCTCGACGGATGCCACCAACTTCGGCACGTCGTCCGCGTCGACGGCCTGGTCGGAGACAAACTCGGCCAAATCGTACTTCTTCGTATTCACGTCGATGTCGAAGTTAAAGTGCGTCGGATTCACACGGCCGATGTGCAGATCGGAGATATAGCGCATCACGGCAATCGTCATCGCCACATCGAACTGCGCGAAGTCGTCCTCGTTCTTGCCAGCCAGCTTCTGGATGCGCGCCGGCCAGCGGGAGGCGTCGTAGTCCTCCGGGTTCAACCCCTTCGCTGCGGCATCCTTGAAGGCCTGGATGAATGCGAGCGCCTGCTTCGTCGGCTTGCCGTCGCGTGTCCAGGCGACCTCGTTGTTGCGGTCGTCATAGAAGGTCGCGACCGCAGGCTGGTAGTCGGAGTAGTTCGGCCAGCGCAAGATTGATAGCGTCGGCGACTTCGTCACGGCCTCAATGTTGTCGGCATAGTCCGTCGTGTTCGGTGCGGAGACGGTCTTGCGATGGCGGTGGCAGCCATCCACAAACAGCAGAGCCGCGAGGAGAGTTGCCGTCGCAATGGTGCGAGAAGAGGGGCGGAGTCTTACTGTCCTGATCGAGTGCATCTGGGCCTGGCCGCCTGGGAGCTTGTATGGGTATTGAGTCGTTTCTTCGGCCCGTGGTCTGGCTTTTATCCAACTACGATGCAGCTTAGCGCATTCCCGCTAAATAGTCCGCGACAAACTGGTGAGAGTGTTGAGACAGAAGAGTACTTGCGCCAGAAGAATGGCGATGGATAGCGCCACAAAGATCCTGCGCTGCTTCGTTTCGAGCGCGTCCGCGAAGACTCCGCCGGCAAAGGTCAACAGGAAAGGAAGTGCCCACAGCCAGGGATAGCTAACCGTCTGCGTGGTTGTCAGCGCGAAGACCGCGAGCACCATCAACAGGGGCGTCGTATTGCCGAAGTAGCGGCAACGCTTGACTCCTAGATAAAGGATGGCAGCAACGCCTGCGGCAACCGCAATCGGGGCGTTGATGAGAGACGCAAAGAATCCCTTAGCCGCATCCAACGAAAACCAGAACCGCGCCCCGCCGCCGGTAAAGACATAGCTGAACGGTGCCAGCCGGAAAGCGAAGGACGCGAAGACGATTCCCAGAGCGCCGACCGCAGAGAAGATCAGGATCTGCATCACGTAGCTGCGCCGACGCTCCGCTAAATAGAACAGAAAGCCCGCAGCCGCCACGAAGCCGACCATCGCTGCGAGTAGATGCGCGCTCGCCGTCAGCCCGAGCGCGAGGACGAAGAGGCCAATCCTCGGCTTCCACTTCCTTCGCGGCCCCTGGAGTGCGTGCGCGACGCCGATGGCCGCATAGACCAGGCCGTAGAGTCCCCACATCGCAAGAATCTCATTGTTTGGCGAGACCGCGTACCGAATCACCGTCGGGCAGAAGCAATAAAGCCCCAGAGAGAGGAACGCGCCCTCGTCGCCGAAGAGCCTGCGGCAGACCCACCAAAGGCCGCCGCCCAGCCAGATCGCGAAGAAGACGAACGGCAGGTGCATCAGGAACTTCACCCCGGTCAGCGAGATCTGGTGGCGCATCTCCCACGTCGATCCGCCCAGAGAGCCGCCGACGTAAAGCCGGTCCTCGGGCTTGCGGAATTTGTCCGCACCCACCAGCACCAGTCGCTGCACTGTGAGAGGAAGCCCGGCGACACGATAGGCCATGGTGCCATCGCCATTCAGATTGCCGC
This Granulicella aggregans DNA region includes the following protein-coding sequences:
- a CDS encoding L,D-transpeptidase family protein — protein: MHSIRTVRLRPSSRTIATATLLAALLFVDGCHRHRKTVSAPNTTDYADNIEAVTKSPTLSILRWPNYSDYQPAVATFYDDRNNEVAWTRDGKPTKQALAFIQAFKDAAAKGLNPEDYDASRWPARIQKLAGKNEDDFAQFDVAMTIAVMRYISDLHIGRVNPTHFNFDIDVNTKKYDLAEFVSDQAVDADDVPKLVASVEPNSEQYRKTEAALAHYLDLAKQQTQSNAAPLTVVAKPVSVGESLAEAPALLDRLKLEGDAPTDETATTVYDKALSESVKRYQHRHGITEDGKLTPQTVKSLNVPLSARVTQLQDSLERWRWLPDQYLNARIIVNLPEFVLHAYDAQHQPEFTMKVVVGKVIGEHETPVFAHMMKYLVFRPYWSVPVDIARKELVPHIVTNKGYLATKNFEVTNTKGDVLTDYTAHQVAQGAVMVREKPGPKNSLGLVKFMFPNQYDVYLHSTPATELFNRTRRDFSHGCVRVQEPAKLAAWVLDGQKDRDNEDWDLDKVTEAMNKGPDNHQVNLKTPIPIVIFYVTGFVEDDGDTHFFDDIYGYDAQLQAVLAKGMPYPVKREPIVAKTAPGDTL
- a CDS encoding M28 family peptidase, with the translated sequence MNLRTATTLLALTTSISGYAWAQVPPEVAKAEASIDAEKIRAHVRFLADDLLEGRGPGLRGSELAAKYIATEFALSGLKPAGDNGSYFQQVRFFGMTVKRDASSVAFVSKSGSPIDLKFGPDYVVNNPRHETVANIDAPIVFVGYGVTAPEFGWDDYAGVDVKGKVVLIIVGDPPSDDPKFFGGKALTYYGRWTYKYEQAARKGAIGALIIHRTDLASYGWSVVQNSGAGEKTFLADDAKPVVEAAAWIHHDVADKLFAAAAMPATDAEIDAAGRRGFKAIELPVHLKAHIESTVRPFESANVVGILPGEMKGKDQAVMYSAHYDHLGFVPGMAGDNIYNGAADNATGCGILIELARVWAGLKPPHSVIFAAVTAEEQGLLGSEYLGQHPPIPAGQIALDLNYDDIQPFGDPLETNVAGSERTSFYPTVEATAKRFHLAIVPDAHPEAGHYYRSDHFSFARVGVPSFSVGEGTLFAGHDAAWGLAKEDDYVAHRYHNFSDNYTPDMDFTSNAKLAKFGMELGWEALSAPKTVEWKAGDEFEGARKTSQQR
- a CDS encoding A/G-specific adenine glycosylase translates to MGRRTEVGPEVDPALFQRNLMEWYRVHARKLPWRGAVDPYCIWLSEIMLQQTRVASVIEHYHEFLLKFPTLLALALAPEHEVLAAWSGLGYYRRARMLHKAAQFITEELGGVLPTNSVALRTLPGVGEYTSAAIASIAFGESVAVVDGNVERVLLRLTGRAEDRTAAGRAFLRTTAQQLIPASIDAGSAINPGVAGKGKQIAAARPRRNPPGDHNQAMMELGATICLPRAPLCLHCPVRSLCITKGEHSTSPRAKLRSREVAFLLSVRKRGVATEVLLAQRPAEASLMAGMYELPPLPLDAEADEMASREPLLRIRHAITNTNYYARVYAPMGPSDKALRRAVPIAKADLHWVRTATLLELPLTGLCRKVLQRLDVMPVRPLRAPVVTEKTTAEFHAQSSRARPVVDEDEDHDSF
- a CDS encoding virulence factor — protein: MFAIAFDLVVADALEHHPKGVRAAYDEVEQSLLQFEFKRVQGSVFLSESEDLANLMLAMNALKALPWFPKVVRDIRAFRVEQWSDFTGFMKG
- a CDS encoding DUF5397 domain-containing protein — encoded protein: MAAQPQTEVSPSRKDLTGTLKTFGPSGPMYEVLGPAERSVQGKESVTIRVFGTGEVTAYPVEEMLQDPEAV
- a CDS encoding REP-associated tyrosine transposase, whose protein sequence is MPNNLKRYQESGSYHFVTFSCYHRLPYLDDDLIRMTFLDRLEWLRQKHEFYVFGYVLMPEHVHLLVSEPKRYKLAAALNVLKVEVSKQAKGNRKQFWQTRYYDFNVVTSAKLVEKLRYMHRNPVKRGLVAEPQDWHWSSICHYLTGVVGRVEIESEWTWNRRERASSHP
- a CDS encoding YdeI/OmpD-associated family protein; the protein is MKKLATRGASESRGESARIDEYIADAPVFAQPILAHVRALVHRASPEISEEIKWSQPFFLYRGSLLCFMAAFKQHCSFGFWSSEMAAVMKQDGRAGEDGAKGSRGAFGRIASIADLPSDKVMLGYVRQAIALSESTDPKPAKVRKPKPEVEPPPELLVAIEEKPGAAEAFATLSPSCRREYVNWILEAKRAETKERRIQTAVQWITEGKSLNWKYENC